TACAGCATGGAATTTCATCACTACCAGGAAGTCCCGAAATCAATCGCGGAAGAGATCGTCGCGAAGTCAAGAGCCTAGAGGAGGACGTTAAGAAGGAGTAACAATGGCGAAGAAGAAGTACGAGCGCACCAAGCCGCACGTGAACGTGGGAACCATCGGTCACATCGACCATGGCAAGACCACACTGACCGCGGCCATCACCAAGGTCCTGTCAAAGAAGGGATTCGCTGAATTCCGCTCCTTCGACTCGATCGACAATGCCCCCGAAGAGAAGGCTCGCGGCATCACGATCGCGACCGCGCACGTCGAGTACGAGACGGAGAAGCGTCACTACGCGCACG
This window of the Candidatus Tumulicola sp. genome carries:
- a CDS encoding GTP-binding protein, which encodes MAKKKYERTKPHVNVGTIGHIDHGKTTLTAAITKVLSKKGFAEFRSFDSIDNAPEEKARGITIATAHVEYETEKRHYAHVDCPGHADYIKNMITGAAQMDGAILVVAATDGPMPQTREHILLARQVGVP